The proteins below are encoded in one region of Bifidobacterium catenulatum DSM 16992 = JCM 1194 = LMG 11043:
- the mltG gene encoding endolytic transglycosylase MltG, with the protein MTDNLNDFFSDNAQWVDSSDDTSFNSAMPPQPPKSRRDMRRRREQKRRRLYITIIAALVVVILIGVGGFSGVRALKRWKAANEANSQSQIEDYTGPGDKEVTFTVESGQGAAEIAENLVKAKIVKSAAAFTSAVSGAAATLYPGSYALKTHMKASDVVKILSDQSQAGGFAEIRAGERVSDIIANAAQASGIDVSEFQAIIDGGGSGILPEEAGGKFEGWLEPGAYNAQNKSAEDIIKSMVDARIAKLDDLGVPTGSERERILIIASIAESEVGSDKYYGQVARVILNRIDSDMALGMDTTVAYGLGISASRLTDDQLNDDSNPYNTRIHKGLTPTPISNPGDDAIKASINPPEGKWMYFVTTNLQTGETKFVETEDEFWKIRDEYKNNNENAN; encoded by the coding sequence GTGACCGATAATCTCAATGATTTTTTCTCCGATAACGCGCAATGGGTGGATTCGTCGGATGACACATCCTTCAACTCGGCAATGCCGCCGCAGCCGCCGAAATCGCGTAGAGACATGCGTCGTCGCAGAGAACAAAAGCGTCGTCGTCTGTACATCACGATTATTGCCGCACTTGTGGTAGTCATTCTGATCGGTGTCGGCGGATTCTCCGGAGTACGTGCGTTGAAGCGTTGGAAGGCCGCGAACGAAGCGAACTCGCAGAGCCAGATCGAGGATTACACGGGACCAGGCGATAAGGAAGTGACCTTTACCGTAGAATCCGGTCAGGGCGCCGCCGAAATCGCTGAGAACCTTGTTAAAGCGAAGATTGTCAAGTCCGCTGCCGCGTTTACTTCCGCGGTAAGTGGGGCAGCGGCCACGTTGTATCCGGGATCGTATGCTTTGAAGACGCATATGAAGGCGTCCGACGTGGTCAAGATTTTGTCTGACCAAAGCCAGGCTGGAGGCTTCGCCGAAATCAGGGCCGGTGAGCGTGTGTCTGATATCATCGCAAATGCGGCGCAGGCATCGGGCATAGACGTTTCGGAATTCCAAGCCATCATAGATGGTGGGGGATCGGGAATCCTCCCTGAAGAAGCCGGTGGCAAATTCGAAGGTTGGCTTGAGCCTGGCGCCTACAATGCGCAGAACAAGTCTGCTGAGGATATTATCAAAAGCATGGTCGATGCGCGCATCGCCAAGTTGGATGATCTGGGCGTGCCGACCGGCAGCGAACGTGAACGTATTTTGATCATCGCGTCCATTGCTGAATCTGAAGTGGGCAGTGACAAATACTATGGGCAGGTCGCAAGGGTCATTCTCAACCGTATTGACAGCGACATGGCGCTCGGTATGGACACGACTGTCGCCTACGGTCTAGGTATTTCCGCAAGCCGGCTTACCGATGACCAGCTGAACGATGACAGCAATCCGTACAATACCCGCATTCACAAGGGGCTGACGCCGACGCCAATCAGCAATCCGGGAGATGACGCCATCAAGGCATCCATCAATCCTCCGGAAGGCAAATGGATGTATTTCGTCACCACCAATCTGCAAACCGGCGAAACAAAATTCGTCGAAACGGAAGACGAGTTCTGGAAGATTCGCGACGAGTATAAGAACAACAACGAAAACGCGAACTAA
- a CDS encoding prepilin peptidase: protein MWYMICLPSLLCGLAVSVEDIRSRRIPRTWVAAGCVVQIIVNLIYALYANTLFLALQALLFAALSAALQCALALMKPGSVGFGDVTTTLLMGLAVGMFGLFAVVSWWLAIGVVGLCWITLWTRFDPQKHTSYAGRTPFAPAIVTTGAIGIAVGVMF, encoded by the coding sequence ATGTGGTACATGATTTGCCTGCCGAGTCTGCTCTGTGGACTAGCCGTCAGCGTCGAAGACATCCGTTCACGTCGCATCCCACGCACATGGGTCGCCGCAGGATGCGTGGTACAGATTATCGTGAACCTCATATACGCGCTCTACGCCAACACACTATTCTTGGCGTTGCAGGCACTGCTCTTCGCCGCGCTGTCGGCGGCGCTGCAATGCGCTCTTGCTTTGATGAAACCCGGCTCGGTGGGATTTGGCGACGTCACGACCACGTTGCTTATGGGTTTGGCAGTCGGCATGTTCGGCCTGTTCGCCGTAGTGTCTTGGTGGCTTGCTATTGGCGTAGTTGGTTTGTGCTGGATTACCCTATGGACACGTTTTGATCCGCAAAAGCATACTTCTTACGCCGGCCGAACGCCATTCGCCCCGGCGATTGTGACGACCGGGGCGATAGGCATTGCGGTTGGCGTTATGTTCTGA
- the aroC gene encoding chorismate synthase, with product MLRWQTAGESHGEALVAMIEGLPAGVHVTTEDIVGALARRRLGYGRGARMKFEQDKVRMLTGVRFGETIGSPVAIEIANTEWPKWTEVMSADPLDHEIAREGRNAPLSRPRPGHADLTGMRKYGFDDARPVLERSSARETASRVALGEVAKQFLEQTFGIRTVSHVLSIGGAGITDPQQATLPKPEDLEALDASPVRTLDKEAEKQMIARIDEAKENADTLGGVIEVVVYGVPAGVGTYVESDRRLDAALASAVMGIQAIKGVEIGDGFLEAMRPGSQAHDEMVVGEDGRIARLSNRAGGIEGGMSNGQPIVVRAAMKPIPSIPKALRTVDVTTGEPAQAINQRSDNTAVPAAAVVAEAMVRLTIAQYVLEKFGGDCVAETKRNAEQYIASWPEHMR from the coding sequence ATGTTGCGCTGGCAGACAGCAGGTGAGTCGCACGGCGAGGCGCTTGTCGCCATGATCGAAGGGCTGCCTGCGGGCGTCCACGTTACTACGGAGGATATTGTTGGCGCGTTGGCGCGTCGTCGTCTTGGATATGGCCGTGGCGCACGTATGAAGTTCGAGCAGGACAAGGTCCGTATGCTTACCGGTGTGCGTTTCGGTGAGACCATCGGCTCTCCGGTGGCCATTGAAATCGCCAACACCGAGTGGCCGAAGTGGACTGAAGTGATGAGCGCCGACCCGCTTGATCATGAGATCGCTCGTGAGGGTCGCAATGCCCCGCTGTCCCGCCCGCGCCCAGGGCATGCTGACCTGACCGGCATGCGCAAATACGGTTTTGATGACGCTCGTCCGGTGCTGGAACGTTCTTCCGCACGTGAGACGGCTTCACGTGTGGCGCTGGGAGAGGTTGCCAAGCAGTTCCTGGAGCAAACATTCGGCATCCGCACCGTTTCGCATGTGCTCTCCATCGGCGGTGCGGGCATTACCGATCCGCAGCAAGCTACGCTTCCTAAGCCGGAGGATCTTGAAGCATTGGATGCCTCTCCGGTGCGTACGCTTGACAAGGAAGCGGAAAAGCAGATGATCGCTCGCATTGATGAGGCGAAAGAGAACGCCGACACGTTGGGCGGTGTGATTGAGGTTGTGGTGTACGGCGTTCCTGCGGGCGTCGGTACCTATGTCGAGTCGGATCGCCGTCTTGACGCGGCTTTGGCAAGCGCTGTGATGGGCATTCAGGCCATCAAGGGTGTGGAAATCGGTGACGGCTTCCTTGAAGCCATGCGTCCTGGTTCCCAGGCCCATGATGAGATGGTGGTGGGCGAGGATGGTCGTATCGCCCGTCTGAGCAACCGTGCCGGTGGCATCGAAGGCGGCATGTCGAACGGCCAGCCGATTGTGGTGCGTGCGGCCATGAAGCCAATTCCATCCATTCCGAAGGCGCTGCGAACCGTTGATGTGACCACGGGCGAACCGGCGCAGGCTATCAACCAACGTTCCGACAATACCGCGGTTCCGGCGGCCGCGGTTGTAGCCGAGGCGATGGTGCGTCTGACCATCGCGCAGTATGTGCTTGAGAAGTTTGGCGGCGACTGCGTTGCCGAGACCAAGCGCAATGCCGAGCAGTACATTGCCTCCTGGCCTGAGCATATGAGGTGA
- a CDS encoding bifunctional shikimate kinase/3-dehydroquinate synthase produces MRRPVAVIIGMMGAGKTRVGKEVAQMMNLPFADADNEIEYDAGMRIPEYFEKYGESEFRKLESDVVLDMLEDFDGIFSLGGGAPMTPSIQEGLARYVASGGKVVYLMADPEEAMERANRGGGRPMLNGDANMRWKKLYKERDPVFRRVANVHVGTRGQSPQAAARKLMEMIDQRIVHVTGSTIEPYDVHIGEGVMGQLAQILGSKPVKVALIHTQPVQRHSDRARTLLRQAGYDAYDIIIPDAEAGKTIEVANGIWQRLGDEGFTRSDAIVGLGGGAATDLAGFVAATWMRGIRYVNCPTSLLAMVDASTGGKTGINTPQGKNLVGSFYTPAGVLADLKSLTSLPNDIFIEGLGEVAKSGFIMDPEILQILEDHADELRAFDGSAFLDSDLKDVVAELIEHTVGVKAYHVSADLKEAGLREFLNYGHTLGHAIEKLEHFRWRHGNAVAVGCVYAAELSHLLGYIDQDLVDYHRSLLESLGLPTSWNNGTWDDVLALMHRDKKARGNKLRFVVLEGVGKPIHLEDPPADAVEEAFRRIQQ; encoded by the coding sequence ATGCGCAGGCCTGTCGCCGTGATCATCGGCATGATGGGCGCGGGCAAAACACGTGTCGGCAAGGAAGTGGCACAGATGATGAATCTGCCATTTGCCGATGCCGATAATGAGATCGAATATGATGCGGGAATGCGGATTCCCGAGTATTTCGAAAAGTACGGCGAGTCGGAATTCCGTAAACTGGAAAGCGACGTTGTGCTTGACATGCTTGAGGATTTCGATGGCATCTTTTCCTTGGGCGGGGGTGCGCCGATGACACCTTCCATCCAAGAGGGATTGGCGAGATACGTTGCGTCTGGTGGCAAGGTCGTGTATTTGATGGCTGATCCGGAAGAGGCCATGGAACGCGCGAATCGTGGTGGAGGTCGTCCGATGCTCAACGGTGATGCCAATATGCGTTGGAAGAAACTCTATAAGGAACGTGACCCGGTGTTCAGACGCGTGGCGAACGTGCATGTGGGCACGCGCGGCCAGTCTCCGCAGGCGGCTGCGAGAAAGCTGATGGAAATGATTGATCAACGTATAGTACATGTCACCGGTTCTACCATCGAACCGTACGATGTTCATATCGGCGAGGGTGTGATGGGACAGCTTGCACAGATTTTGGGCAGCAAACCCGTCAAGGTGGCGCTTATCCACACCCAGCCGGTGCAGCGTCATTCGGATCGTGCGCGCACGCTGCTTCGTCAGGCAGGCTATGATGCGTACGACATTATCATTCCTGATGCGGAGGCTGGCAAGACCATCGAGGTGGCCAACGGTATTTGGCAGCGCTTGGGCGATGAGGGTTTCACCCGTTCCGATGCGATTGTCGGTCTTGGTGGTGGAGCGGCAACCGATTTGGCTGGTTTTGTGGCAGCCACATGGATGCGTGGTATTCGCTATGTGAACTGTCCGACGTCGCTGCTTGCCATGGTTGATGCTTCGACCGGTGGTAAAACTGGCATTAATACACCGCAGGGAAAGAATCTGGTCGGTTCGTTCTACACTCCGGCCGGAGTGCTCGCCGACTTGAAGTCGCTCACATCGTTGCCGAACGACATTTTCATCGAGGGTTTGGGCGAGGTTGCCAAGTCCGGTTTCATCATGGATCCGGAGATCCTGCAGATTCTTGAGGATCATGCCGATGAACTGCGTGCCTTCGATGGGTCGGCGTTTCTGGATTCCGATCTGAAGGATGTGGTCGCGGAGCTGATCGAACATACCGTGGGCGTGAAGGCCTACCATGTGTCTGCCGATCTCAAGGAGGCGGGACTGCGAGAATTCCTGAACTATGGGCATACGCTCGGCCATGCCATCGAAAAGCTTGAGCATTTCCGTTGGCGTCATGGCAACGCGGTTGCGGTCGGCTGCGTGTATGCGGCCGAACTGTCGCATCTTCTGGGATACATCGATCAGGATCTTGTGGACTACCATCGTTCGCTGCTGGAATCACTGGGCTTGCCCACATCTTGGAACAACGGTACGTGGGACGATGTGCTCGCTTTGATGCATCGAGACAAGAAGGCCCGCGGCAACAAGCTTCGTTTCGTGGTGCTTGAAGGTGTTGGGAAGCCTATTCATCTTGAGGATCCACCCGCGGACGCCGTCGAAGAAGCGTTCCGTCGCATTCAGCAGTAA
- the aroQ gene encoding type II 3-dehydroquinate dehydratase, translated as MTKVVVVNGPNLGRLGVRQPDVYGKQDLETLRSLCTQWGEELGLDVEVRQSDDEAEMIGWMHQAADEKTPIVMNPAAFTHYSYGLADAVHMVIDEGLPLMEVHISNPSARDEFRKRSVISPVATGTITGMGFYGYKLALEAVAHLLEAK; from the coding sequence ATGACTAAAGTAGTAGTCGTCAATGGACCGAACCTCGGACGCCTTGGCGTGCGTCAGCCCGACGTGTATGGCAAGCAGGATCTTGAAACCTTGCGTAGCCTGTGCACGCAGTGGGGTGAGGAGCTTGGTCTTGACGTGGAAGTCCGTCAAAGCGACGATGAAGCTGAAATGATCGGCTGGATGCATCAGGCCGCCGACGAAAAGACTCCGATTGTGATGAATCCTGCGGCATTCACCCATTATTCCTATGGTCTGGCAGATGCCGTGCACATGGTGATTGATGAGGGGCTGCCTCTGATGGAGGTCCATATCTCCAATCCGTCCGCACGCGACGAATTCCGCAAGCGTTCCGTGATTTCCCCGGTTGCGACCGGCACCATCACCGGCATGGGCTTCTACGGCTATAAGCTGGCGTTGGAAGCCGTGGCGCATCTGTTGGAAGCTAAGTAA
- a CDS encoding CTP synthase has product MVRRQHGNSQEHVTKHIFVTGGVVSSLGKGLTASSLGRLLRSRGIKVLQQKLDPYINVDPGTMNPFQHGEVYVTEDGAETDLDIGHYERFLDVYLSQKANVTTGQIYQEVLRKERAGEYLGQCVQVIPHITNEIKSRMRAQASDDVDVIITEIGGTVGDIESQPFLEAAREVRRDLGAENCMFVHVSLVPYIAAAHELKTKPTQHSVMMLRQLGISPDALVLRSDRLLNQSIKDKISLMCDVDSEGVVNCVDAPSIYDVPKTLFDEGLDAYVVRELGLPFHDVDWDEWEDLLERVHHPKHEVNIAIVGKYIDLPDAYLSVTEAIKAGGFANYAKVNVKWVAADKCETEEGAAAALDQVDGIVVPGGFGIRGIDGKIGALKFARENKLPALGLCLGLQSMVIEYARHVLGLEDANSTEFEPDCATPVIATMEEQKDIVAGNGDMGHTMRLGSYPAELEEGSIVAELYGTTHVTERHRHRYEVNVAYKDRLREAGLRISGQSPDGKLTEFVELPREVHPFYVSTQAHPEFKSRPTKPHPLFAGLVKAALDHQQER; this is encoded by the coding sequence ATGGTTAGAAGACAACATGGCAATTCTCAAGAGCACGTTACCAAGCATATTTTCGTCACCGGTGGCGTTGTTTCCTCTCTCGGCAAAGGCCTGACCGCCTCCTCTCTCGGCCGCCTACTTCGTAGCCGTGGCATCAAGGTTTTGCAACAGAAGCTCGATCCGTACATCAACGTTGATCCGGGCACTATGAATCCGTTCCAGCATGGCGAAGTCTATGTCACCGAGGACGGCGCCGAAACCGATCTCGACATCGGCCACTATGAGCGTTTCCTTGACGTGTATCTGAGCCAAAAGGCGAACGTCACCACCGGCCAGATCTACCAGGAAGTGTTGCGCAAGGAACGCGCCGGCGAATACCTTGGACAGTGCGTGCAGGTCATCCCGCACATCACCAACGAAATCAAGTCCCGCATGCGTGCGCAGGCGTCCGATGACGTCGACGTGATCATCACCGAAATCGGTGGCACCGTCGGCGACATCGAATCCCAGCCGTTCCTGGAGGCCGCGCGTGAGGTCCGCCGCGATCTGGGCGCCGAGAACTGCATGTTCGTGCACGTCTCCTTGGTGCCGTATATTGCCGCGGCTCATGAGCTCAAGACCAAACCGACCCAGCACTCCGTCATGATGCTGCGTCAGCTCGGCATCTCCCCGGATGCCTTGGTGCTGCGTTCCGACCGCCTGCTGAACCAGTCCATCAAGGACAAGATCTCCCTGATGTGCGATGTGGATTCTGAAGGCGTGGTCAACTGTGTGGACGCCCCGAGCATCTACGACGTGCCGAAGACCCTGTTCGACGAAGGTCTCGACGCCTATGTCGTGCGCGAACTCGGCCTGCCGTTCCACGATGTCGATTGGGACGAGTGGGAGGACCTGCTGGAGCGCGTGCACCACCCGAAGCATGAGGTGAACATCGCCATCGTCGGCAAGTACATCGATCTGCCGGATGCCTACCTGTCCGTCACCGAAGCCATCAAGGCCGGTGGTTTCGCCAACTATGCCAAGGTGAACGTCAAGTGGGTCGCCGCCGATAAGTGCGAGACCGAGGAGGGTGCGGCCGCCGCACTCGACCAGGTCGACGGCATCGTCGTTCCCGGAGGCTTCGGCATCCGTGGCATCGACGGCAAGATCGGTGCCCTGAAGTTCGCCCGTGAGAACAAGCTGCCGGCCCTCGGCCTGTGCCTCGGCCTGCAGTCCATGGTCATCGAATACGCCCGCCACGTCCTCGGCTTGGAAGACGCGAACTCCACCGAGTTCGAGCCCGATTGCGCGACCCCGGTCATCGCAACCATGGAGGAGCAGAAAGACATCGTCGCCGGCAATGGTGACATGGGACACACCATGCGTCTTGGCTCCTATCCGGCGGAGCTCGAAGAAGGTTCCATCGTCGCGGAACTGTACGGCACCACGCATGTTACTGAGCGTCATCGTCACCGTTACGAAGTGAACGTGGCATACAAGGACCGTCTGCGTGAAGCGGGTCTGCGCATTTCCGGCCAGAGCCCGGACGGCAAACTCACCGAGTTCGTCGAGCTTCCTCGCGAAGTGCACCCGTTCTATGTATCCACTCAGGCTCATCCTGAGTTCAAGTCCCGTCCGACCAAGCCGCACCCGCTGTTCGCAGGTCTGGTCAAGGCCGCTCTGGACCACCAGCAGGAGCGCTAG
- a CDS encoding L,D-transpeptidase family protein, with protein sequence MSLNDMDSPESDNRKFAFPNMGDDPKVISQVSLDSFAETADSIDDGAALSVNVSKKRHLLWLWIVLAVMLLFGAVAGGGYWFFQSHALPGVTLWGRSMTGQSRDHIVQEISDTAESLTVPVSYEGTSKKVTLKDLGVAIDAESIAENVMNAKRDDSFFQKYAFWAREDVDVEPFDDSQASAQTVGGMLGVQSASATNPSLQLNADGTAFDVTPGQQGTGIDVTEIVKEAKNVLESFGKQTAQTVTLENTVTDPVITDDQANEAKASADAWIAKPVSIKIGDHKVAEFGAQAIASAITLGPDSEKLGDNQIRNGSLIIDGDKLQQYYNDSIKSNFHADRVDGDVIVNSVGDVLQTNVDGHDGITVSDGGDTNVGRDAAEAFAKGSDSVSIQGTCDAQNEKKTTRTVVVSLSSHTVTAIENGQTVRVMHMSAGQGNDYQTGQCQPSGDLCTPTYCDPNSYDNCTPDGDFKVWLKYQSQDMSGTLTLSDGNTEKWDVKDVGFVNYFSKTGCAIHRIATQSAFNDSSIQAMGKNTSHGCVGVGWDQAEWFYNWCLMGTTVHVQA encoded by the coding sequence ATGAGTTTGAACGATATGGATTCTCCGGAAAGCGACAACCGTAAGTTCGCCTTCCCAAACATGGGCGATGACCCAAAAGTCATTTCGCAGGTGAGCTTGGATTCATTTGCCGAAACGGCCGATTCCATTGATGATGGTGCAGCGTTGTCTGTGAATGTCAGCAAGAAGCGCCATCTGTTGTGGCTGTGGATCGTTCTTGCGGTGATGCTTCTTTTCGGTGCCGTGGCCGGTGGCGGATACTGGTTCTTCCAGTCTCATGCGTTGCCAGGCGTTACACTCTGGGGCAGGTCCATGACAGGGCAATCCCGAGATCATATCGTCCAAGAGATTTCCGATACGGCGGAGTCATTGACGGTTCCCGTTTCCTATGAGGGAACGAGCAAGAAAGTTACGTTGAAGGATCTCGGCGTTGCCATTGACGCGGAATCCATCGCCGAAAATGTGATGAACGCGAAACGTGACGATTCCTTCTTTCAGAAGTATGCATTCTGGGCTCGTGAGGATGTCGACGTCGAGCCTTTCGACGATTCCCAAGCCAGTGCCCAGACGGTAGGTGGCATGCTGGGAGTGCAGTCTGCGTCCGCCACCAACCCGTCGCTACAGCTCAACGCGGATGGTACCGCCTTTGATGTGACGCCAGGTCAGCAGGGGACTGGTATCGATGTGACGGAGATTGTCAAGGAAGCCAAGAACGTGCTTGAGTCCTTTGGCAAGCAGACTGCTCAAACGGTGACTCTTGAAAATACGGTTACTGATCCCGTCATTACGGATGATCAAGCCAACGAGGCCAAGGCCTCTGCTGACGCGTGGATAGCGAAGCCGGTGTCTATCAAAATCGGCGACCATAAAGTGGCGGAATTCGGTGCGCAAGCCATAGCATCAGCCATCACGCTTGGACCGGATAGTGAGAAGCTCGGCGATAATCAAATCCGAAATGGCTCTTTGATCATCGACGGTGACAAATTGCAGCAATACTATAATGATTCCATCAAATCGAACTTCCATGCGGATCGAGTTGATGGTGATGTCATCGTTAATAGTGTCGGTGATGTGCTGCAAACCAATGTAGACGGGCATGATGGTATAACCGTTTCTGATGGTGGCGACACCAATGTTGGCCGTGATGCCGCTGAGGCGTTTGCCAAAGGCTCTGATTCAGTAAGTATTCAAGGCACTTGTGACGCGCAAAACGAGAAAAAAACTACGCGTACCGTGGTGGTCAGCTTGTCTTCACATACCGTTACAGCCATTGAAAATGGGCAGACCGTCCGTGTCATGCATATGTCTGCTGGTCAGGGCAATGATTACCAGACGGGCCAGTGCCAGCCGAGCGGCGACTTGTGCACGCCAACCTACTGCGATCCGAACTCCTATGACAACTGCACGCCTGACGGTGACTTCAAAGTGTGGCTCAAGTACCAGTCCCAAGATATGAGCGGCACGCTTACCCTGTCGGACGGAAACACCGAGAAGTGGGATGTCAAGGATGTTGGATTCGTCAACTATTTCTCGAAAACGGGTTGCGCGATTCACCGCATCGCCACTCAAAGCGCGTTTAACGACAGCAGTATTCAGGCTATGGGGAAGAACACGTCCCATGGTTGCGTCGGCGTCGGCTGGGATCAGGCTGAATGGTTCTACAATTGGTGCCTGATGGGAACGACGGTTCACGTTCAGGCCTGA
- the sufB gene encoding Fe-S cluster assembly protein SufB has protein sequence MSQYVADRTRVNEDKIKQDDEIIQQFGDYTYGWHDTDFAGEAAKKGIDENVVRAISADKNEPEWMLEKRLEGYRDFINRPMPQWGVDLKDFDADDFKYYVKPIDKQATTWEELPDEIRATYDKLGIPEAEKSRLVSGIAAQYESEVIYNSIQKDLEDQGVIFVDTDTAVQKYPEIVKKYFGKCIPSNDNKFSALNTAAWSGGSFVYVPKGVHVDIPLQAYFRINTPNMGQFERTLIIADEGSYVHYVEGCTAPIYSTDSLHSGVVEIFVEPHARVRYTTVQNWSNNVYNLVTQRAYVREGGTMEWVDGNIGSKATMKYPACILAEPYAKASTMSLGFAGKGQYQDTGAKMIHLAPHTSSTIVAKSISRGGGRSAYRGLVKIVKGAEGSSNSTVCDALLVDEFSRSDTYPHVDVREDDVSMAHEATVSKVSEDQLFYLMSRGLSEDEAMGMIVRGFVEPISRELPMEYALELNRLVELQMEGSVG, from the coding sequence ATGAGCCAGTATGTGGCTGATCGCACGCGAGTGAACGAAGACAAAATCAAGCAGGATGACGAGATCATCCAGCAGTTCGGCGACTATACGTATGGATGGCATGACACGGATTTCGCCGGAGAAGCGGCAAAAAAAGGCATTGACGAGAATGTTGTGCGTGCCATTTCCGCAGATAAGAATGAGCCGGAATGGATGCTGGAAAAGCGATTGGAAGGCTATCGCGATTTCATCAACCGTCCGATGCCTCAATGGGGCGTCGATTTGAAGGATTTCGACGCAGACGATTTCAAATATTACGTCAAGCCGATCGACAAGCAGGCCACGACTTGGGAGGAATTGCCTGACGAGATCCGTGCGACGTATGACAAGCTCGGTATTCCCGAAGCGGAAAAAAGCCGTCTTGTCTCCGGCATCGCGGCACAGTACGAATCCGAGGTCATCTATAACTCAATCCAGAAGGATCTTGAAGACCAAGGCGTGATTTTCGTCGACACCGACACTGCGGTGCAGAAGTATCCGGAAATCGTCAAGAAGTATTTCGGCAAGTGCATTCCGAGCAACGACAACAAATTCTCGGCATTGAACACCGCCGCATGGTCGGGCGGATCGTTCGTCTACGTACCGAAGGGTGTGCATGTCGATATTCCGTTGCAGGCATACTTCCGTATCAATACGCCGAATATGGGCCAGTTCGAGCGCACGTTGATTATTGCCGATGAGGGATCGTACGTGCACTATGTGGAAGGCTGCACCGCACCGATCTACTCGACCGATTCGCTGCATTCCGGTGTGGTGGAGATTTTCGTCGAGCCGCATGCCCGCGTGCGTTACACCACCGTGCAGAACTGGTCGAACAACGTTTACAATCTGGTGACGCAGCGTGCCTACGTGCGTGAAGGCGGCACCATGGAATGGGTCGATGGCAACATTGGGTCCAAGGCAACCATGAAGTATCCGGCCTGCATTCTCGCCGAGCCGTATGCGAAGGCCAGCACCATGTCGCTTGGTTTCGCAGGCAAGGGCCAGTATCAGGATACCGGCGCAAAGATGATTCATCTTGCACCGCACACCAGTTCCACCATCGTGGCGAAGTCGATTTCCCGCGGCGGTGGACGTTCCGCATACCGTGGTCTCGTCAAAATCGTCAAGGGTGCCGAAGGATCGTCCAACTCGACGGTATGCGATGCACTGCTTGTCGATGAGTTCAGCCGCTCCGACACCTACCCACATGTGGATGTGCGAGAAGACGACGTTTCCATGGCACATGAGGCTACGGTTTCCAAGGTTTCTGAAGACCAGCTGTTCTACCTGATGAGCCGCGGTCTTTCCGAAGACGAGGCTATGGGCATGATCGTGCGAGGCTTCGTGGAGCCTATCAGCCGTGAGCTGCCGATGGAATACGCGCTTGAACTGAACCGACTGGTTGAACTGCAGATGGAAGGATCGGTGGGCTGA